The DNA sequence GGTATGCCCGAGTTCCCGTCGGAAAACCCCAAGATACTCTTGAAGAAGGTGACTGGGTGGCGAAGGGCGCCCTTCCCGTCGTCCCTTCTCGACGTGACGCTGACCGGTCGGTTGCCGGTATAGTAGCGGAGGAGCGCGCAAGGTATCTAAAACGCTCCGGAGCCGTGATCTGGCTTCGGGGAGAGTCGTTGCTATAGCAATGTCCTCCCAACGGAACGGATGCCCGCGGGGGTACGGCCCCGATAAGGGCGCGAAGTCAACAGATCAAGCTCGGGCTCGTTCAGCGCGCGGCCTGATGTGATCGAGCCAGGCATATCTCGGGGCCGAAGGCCGATTGGCAGCGAGTCCATTCGCCGCCGGGCTCCTCCCCGCCCTTGACCGCTCTCTCGCGCTGCCGACCCCGCCTCGGGTCGGAGATGCGCCGCGCGAGCCGCTGCATGACAACCGGGAGGCCGTACGATGCCCAAGAAACTACAGGACTGGCTCGATACCGACGTTCGCCCGTTTCGGGACAAGCCGCTCACCTGGCTCTCGCAGTATCACTTCTTCCGAGACCCGATCCGCCCGACCTATTCCGACCTGGGCTACTTCTTCTCTCCCGCGGACGGGATCATCCTCTATCAGCGAGAGGTGGGCCCGGACGAATCCATCGTGGAGATCAAGGGAAGAACCTACTGTCTCCGCGACGCCATGCGCGATCCGCACTACGACGCGCGGAGCCTCGTCATCGGCATCTTCATGACCTTCTTCGACGTCCATATCAATCGAGTTCCCTACCCCGGGCGGCTCTCCTACCGGGAGGCGGATCCGATCACTACCTACAACCATCCGATGCTCGACGTGGAGAAGAGCATTCTGCAGGACCTGCACATTTCCACGGATTCGATGGAGTACCTCCAACACAATCAGCGTGTCCTCAATCGAATCTACTCCGTGGATCTCGCCCAGCCG is a window from the Deltaproteobacteria bacterium genome containing:
- a CDS encoding phosphatidylserine decarboxylase, yielding MPKKLQDWLDTDVRPFRDKPLTWLSQYHFFRDPIRPTYSDLGYFFSPADGIILYQREVGPDESIVEIKGRTYCLRDAMRDPHYDARSLVIGIFMTFFDVHINRVPYPGRLSYREADPITTYNHPMLDVEKSILQDLHISTDSMEYLQHNQRVLNRIYSVDLAQPYYVLQIADQDIDRITPFVLRQNQLVAQGQRFSQVRYGSQVDLILPLSSEFDFATVQETGDHIEAGIDPIVKLRDGAMR